In Gammaproteobacteria bacterium, one DNA window encodes the following:
- a CDS encoding glycosyl hydrolase family protein codes for MTSESEVGQPATSSLHFPPGFLWGTATASHQVEGNNTNNQWWAFEQK; via the coding sequence ATGACAAGTGAGTCTGAAGTGGGCCAGCCGGCGACCTCGTCTTTGCACTTCCCGCCCGGCTTCCTGTGGGGAACCGCCACTGCCTCCCACCAGGTGGAAGGGAACAACACCAACAACCAGTGGTGGGCCTTCGAGCAGAAAC